A genomic region of ANME-2 cluster archaeon contains the following coding sequences:
- a CDS encoding MBL fold metallo-hydrolase, producing MKVVLLGTGDAIGTPKIGCHCPACQDALDGGPSRRLRFSVLLEGPGGKVLVDTSPDLRWQMISRGLDRVDGVIWTHGHYDHYAGFGDFHRVQNHVPVYGLKNTLDYILQYLGFLKPGRHEVAWFEPFELAGLTFTLFPVNHPPIKESAGVLVNEGDKKVVITGDTNADIPQQSLGLMQDADLLIIDAIFPPNIKLAKHLNAKEALELGQRLGAKEIVFTHVSHMYPPHNKAITEWPLGKDGMEFIL from the coding sequence ATGAAAGTCGTACTACTGGGTACCGGTGATGCTATTGGTACCCCCAAGATAGGTTGTCATTGCCCTGCCTGCCAGGATGCCCTTGACGGGGGGCCCAGCCGGAGACTCAGGTTCTCGGTGCTACTTGAAGGACCGGGAGGCAAGGTGCTGGTGGATACCAGCCCGGACCTCAGGTGGCAGATGATATCCAGGGGGCTGGACCGCGTGGACGGGGTCATCTGGACCCATGGCCATTATGACCACTATGCGGGTTTTGGTGACTTTCACCGGGTCCAGAACCACGTACCTGTGTACGGGCTGAAAAATACCCTGGACTATATCCTGCAATACCTGGGATTCCTGAAACCTGGTCGGCATGAAGTAGCATGGTTCGAACCCTTTGAACTCGCAGGGCTCACCTTTACCCTGTTCCCGGTAAACCACCCGCCTATCAAGGAATCGGCTGGTGTGCTGGTCAATGAAGGTGATAAGAAAGTGGTCATAACCGGAGATACGAATGCGGATATACCACAACAGAGCCTGGGATTGATGCAGGATGCAGACCTGCTGATAATTGATGCTATTTTCCCCCCGAACATTAAGCTGGCAAAACACTTGAATGCTAAAGAGGCTCTAGAACTGGGACAAAGACTTGGTGCAAAGGAGATAGTTTTCACCCATGTCAGCCACATGTATCCTCCCCATAACAAAGCCATCACGGAATGGCCACTTGGAAAGGACGGCATGGAATTTATACTATGA
- a CDS encoding UPF0058 family protein, with product MHKEELIQLHTLMAQMKTFFESNDNSASFDVYNNLGISPVHVHRSKAEHKHAIFILGSEIANVISEDEYSGMGRTSMRMNELAAKTFNDGGHLG from the coding sequence ATGCATAAAGAAGAACTGATTCAACTACATACCCTGATGGCACAAATGAAGACGTTTTTTGAAAGTAACGATAATTCTGCTAGTTTTGATGTGTATAATAATTTAGGAATAAGTCCAGTACACGTACATCGTAGTAAGGCTGAACATAAACACGCAATTTTTATTCTTGGCAGTGAGATTGCAAATGTTATATCAGAAGACGAATATTCTGGTATGGGCAGAACATCAATGCGCATGAACGAACTTGCTGCGAAGACATTTAATGATGGTGGACACTTAGGATAA
- a CDS encoding ATP-binding protein yields MDDEKLKTTELVLTAEIYNKTRELQVDDLPANIRKHYWDNKEGTVKRPINIKAKDLTDLYMIKNPVEVARSLPFLAYEEFGSQLKLTVFDLGVKWLAKQEQSTEHIRNNPVLAHFYENNDSLGVSYEEASKKNEPKEVSRQWIDSLILKISGEKDSEDVLKLAHIMVPDEIEQTLDRLVLNQDQKDEVEKMVKAIQFREYLTKIGLVEIGKLLFVGPPGTGKTSTAKAMSGKLKVPFVEVKLSMITDQYLGETAKNIDRVFELAKALSPCILFIDEFDFIAKTRSSDEHAALKRAVNTLLKAIDNISLVKHGVLLIAATNHPQLLDSAAWRRFDDIVDFPLPDEEMRQKILGYVLAEIDGSFDQAEIAAMTDGYSGSDLRMVVREAVLNALMDDRLVLTQEDLVRAVGEFNKRNAFGYIPEDAP; encoded by the coding sequence ATGGACGATGAAAAACTAAAAACCACTGAACTGGTCTTAACGGCTGAGATCTATAACAAAACACGTGAGCTTCAGGTAGATGACCTACCCGCCAATATAAGGAAGCATTACTGGGATAATAAAGAGGGTACTGTAAAGCGTCCAATAAACATTAAGGCCAAAGACCTGACAGATTTGTATATGATAAAAAATCCGGTTGAAGTAGCCAGGTCCCTCCCCTTTCTGGCATATGAAGAGTTTGGCTCACAACTGAAACTGACGGTATTTGACCTGGGAGTAAAGTGGTTGGCCAAACAAGAACAGAGTACGGAACACATCAGGAACAACCCTGTGCTTGCACACTTCTATGAGAACAATGATTCACTGGGCGTGAGCTATGAGGAAGCAAGCAAGAAAAATGAACCAAAAGAGGTCAGCCGCCAGTGGATCGATTCATTAATCCTCAAGATCAGCGGCGAGAAGGATTCCGAAGATGTGCTCAAGCTTGCTCATATCATGGTTCCTGATGAAATTGAACAGACCCTTGACCGATTAGTTCTTAACCAGGACCAGAAGGACGAAGTAGAAAAGATGGTCAAGGCCATACAGTTCAGGGAATACCTGACAAAGATAGGACTTGTTGAAATAGGTAAATTGCTGTTCGTGGGTCCCCCGGGCACAGGCAAGACCTCCACTGCCAAGGCCATGTCAGGGAAATTGAAGGTGCCCTTTGTAGAGGTCAAACTGTCCATGATAACTGACCAGTACCTTGGCGAGACAGCCAAGAACATTGACCGTGTGTTCGAACTTGCAAAAGCTTTGAGTCCCTGTATCCTTTTCATAGACGAATTTGATTTTATAGCTAAAACCCGGTCATCTGATGAACATGCAGCCCTGAAACGGGCGGTTAACACACTGCTTAAGGCCATAGATAATATTAGCCTGGTAAAACACGGAGTGTTGCTCATCGCTGCCACCAACCATCCGCAGTTGCTCGATAGTGCTGCATGGAGACGGTTCGACGATATTGTGGATTTCCCCCTGCCTGATGAGGAGATGCGGCAAAAGATACTGGGATACGTACTGGCTGAGATCGACGGCAGTTTCGACCAGGCAGAGATAGCAGCAATGACCGACGGGTATTCGGGTTCTGATCTGCGGATGGTGGTACGCGAAGCGGTGTTGAATGCACTGATGGATGACAGACTTGTCCTGACCCAGGAAGACCTGGTACGTGCAGTGGGTGAGTTCAATAAACGGAATGCATTTGGTTACATACCTGAAGATGCACCATGA